aggaataaccgcaaatgcggtaccgcagaagtggatatgggaccgcagatgcgaaaatgcctgggtcaGAATGCATATATTGCACCCTTCGTGATTTTGAGAgggttttcaccatatttcattcgggagaaagcttgggagagctaattgaagaggAAATTCAAGAGGATTTCggggaggtaagatttttggaccctaaacttgtttctatgatgaatTTTAATATTATAAGCTTGAAATCCATggaaaaatcagtagcaaaatgggtaattagggttTGAGATTAAGACACCTTTgggtggggatttgaggggccatttgaggtccgatatTGATGTTCTTGACATGTATGAACTCGTAATaggatgaggattccattgatgttaattttatcggattccgagatgtggacccgagggccgggtttgagcaatttcgggatttggatgtaaattggatattttcgagtgggcttcgtttcctttgcatattttaacgattatgtactgattgtggctatatttggagcatccggaggtcgatttgtGTGGGCGAAGGAATCGCGGGATAGAggttggaccggatcgaggtgagtaatgattgtaaatgatgtcctgagggtttgaaaccccggattgcacatcgtaatTCTTTATTGGCGtaagacacacgcttgatgacgagcgtggggtcatgcactattggggattgtgacttggtccgtcccgattgatgatttaaccgcgtatttgactgaaatcatttgggctgaatgccatatttgggtttcgtgccGACTATTtgacccttcggggatttttgttgATGTTTCCTCACTGTTCTGATTTTAtgcttgaactcagtcatgttatttttcactgttttcaaaactcagccatgtttactctgttttaacacttgaaatgatattttaagtcatattttgggctgagcatcatgttttactgttgcccgagtggcttatgtgatttttgactgagtaaggccgagggcctgtgttgtgaggatacttttgggtcgggctgcatgccgcagcggagATACACTAATTTGATtacgaggccgagggcctgagatacgccacgaggtggcttgttgatattgatatgaggccgagagcctgtttatgatgccacgaggtggcttgatattgcgcttgggcagtAAGGGGCCcatccaggagtctgcacacccctagtgagcgcgagtacccattgtgatgtgagatatagcccgaggggctggtattgttctaagatattgcccgagaggcgaatttgttgatattgtgcccgaggggcgaaccttatgtacctttcttatttgtctgtcatttacctgtttaattgtgtatttgtacccgaggggcggatttctatgCTTATCTGCACAAATTGTTTTGCATTTATTTGTGTAACTATTGAAAAGgtcatttttaaagaagtttaaactgagctaaggtgtttttaagagattttacagcttcattgctttcCTACTTGTTTTTTTTAACTACTTCTATATAACATGTTGATGTacttttcgtgatttcttaccaatctgactttagttatgattattactcactgagttggagtactcactttacttcctgcaccATGTATGCAGAatcaggtatttatacacccgatAGCGGGTTTTGGCtaatcggaggcagagtcatcggagtttagcaaggtagctgccggtgtTCGCAATACTGCTTTTCTCCCTCATTacttcattagtctgtattttgtACACTTCatactttcagttgtatttagaccctagtagatgcccgtgacttgtgacaccccggttagggttgtgtTGAGTTGTACTTCGGCATTTTTATCGATATTATATGCTACTTCGTATTATTAATCATGTCTTAGATTGTTTTACTGCTGTTTTAACTGTTTAACGtcgaattgggaatagttggctggccttgtcttcacgagaggcgccatcacgatcgggtccgggttagggtcgtgacaattgagATGTTTCTTCTTTTTACACAAATGAATATCCAAATGAAGTACTAATGTTAAATTGCCTTAAAAGTTCATCATTCTCAGTGCAATCATCCAAATGACgtattcaaataattaaattattataaaaaaattacaatAGAGACATTAATACGgcaaataagaagtagaaatagtaAAACCATGtccaaataaaaaatattctCACAGTAACTTAGTAATTAATACTGAATATATGAGATAGTATCTAATGGGGTATTGAACTTATCACTATTGACATATGTATAATGgactaaatataaagtataagAATTTGGATTTTCGGATATCCAAAAATTCAAGGTACCAAATCCAATATCCAATccgaaatttaaaatttttaaaaataaaaatccaaaccaaaaatccaaaaaattcaaatttcggGTTAGTTACTGAGTTTGCTATAAAATAAGAAGGGATGGTCTTGTGCACAAATTAAGCATGACATGTACGTTCAAGTAAGATTCGAGGAGGGACCGCACTCAAAGGACATAATGTAGACAGTCTACTCTAACACAAGCATTAATGGTTGCTTTCACGGTTTAAATTTGTGACCGATAAATTATACGGAGATAACTTTACCGCTATTCCAACCCCTAATATCCTAAGTCCGGCCCTAAGTCGGATATTATTAGTATTACTTTGCAATGTAAAGACAAAAAGTTCGTCTAGAAAGTTTTCCAAGTTGTTTTTCAGGGTATCATCTagatttttcatgcatttttatgATCCAGCAGATATGTAAAGTCCTTTTTGCAGTTGTGGATACTATTCTGTCTTCTGTTAATGCTGTTATTCATCCATGTAATATTCCATAGATTTTCCACCAAAAAATATTCTATAAGTTTTAAGTGCGTACACTGATATTACACTATTAGGCTACTTAAGTTGATCAACAGTAAGGATCCAAGATTTCAATGTTATGGATGCTCGCCAATTAAAGttccaaaagaagaagaaaaataaatttagtGATGGTGCTCACTCAATACTtactaaaatttttaaaaattgcctATGTAAATCTACTAAGGCAGgttaaaaaataagataatagcCCACTAACTTGCTATAGCCGATTAAATTGAGCTATGgtctaattttatattttttttttgggtgtgcAAATAACTACAATCCAAGTTATACTAATAATAATGACAAGAACATTTCTTTCATTACAAGAAAAACAGAGTTTGTGAAGAAATATTTATGACAAACAGGTTCGTCACAAAATTATAGTAACAGTTTATGACAGAATCGATCTATTACGATTTTATTCTTCCTTCACAAAGTTACGATTTTTTCGTCACAAAATTATTGTTTTTTCTTGTACTGTTTTCATTTTAGTTAATGTCAGTAATGATGCTGTAGGATATATGGTTCAGGGAAATTTAGAGTTAAATATCTAAGGCCTCAATGGTGTACTTGTAATTTAAGGTAAAGGAATGAAAAATCATAGAAGATACTTTACTATAGTTATAAACTTAAATCTAAAGAGAAAATGATACATTCCATGCCCCTTATGGCAGTAACAGTAACAGATGCATGCAAGAGGCATACAGTGGGCCTAAAATGCTCAGATCTATATATGGAGACATTTACTATAGTTATAAGCTTAgctcccgtttggccatagattttagcaatttttttaaagtttttttggAAATAATATTTGTTTATAAAATATGATAAGTTTCTGAAAAAATTCCCCAAATCTAGTCCAGAATAGTTTTTGGGTGAAAATTTTCACTCTcaaaactttaacttttttttcaaataaaatacatgtccaaacataatttcaacttccaaaattaaTTTTCAATGCAATTCAAAAACTCGTTTTTTAAATTTCAACCAAATCTACGTCCAGGCGCTAGCTTAATTTCTTAATTGTAAGATATATTATTCATTAAAGTTACCCTAGCTAATCCTACCATTTTCTCTTTAGAGAGTTACACTATCGTATTAATTAACATATAATTATAAGTAATCTTTCATACAATGTGAGATTAGTAATCTGAAAAATATGACAGGTTACCAGCTACCAGCCGCAAAAAGTTAGTAAACTATAATGGCATACGGCGTAAATATTCATGAACGTGTCAGtcaatcctagaaaaagaaattTACGAGTAACCGCTCTAAAAATGTGCGATTAATAACCTTAAAAATAAAACGAGTTATCTGCTGTAACATGTTAAATATACTATATAGTATAAAGGGAGGAGAGATGCGGAGAAGAGTTAGAGAGTGGATCTGGGGATTTTGAAAGGCAAAAAATTATTGTTTCCTCATGTGAACTACTTGCGCAGAAATATAAGACGTAGCTTTCAGAATTTTCAGTGGCCACAAATTTAGCCATTTTGCCTTTTTTTGGAGGATCGATCATTCCTATCGTTGGTGGCCTGTCTTGGGCAAATGTTATGCTAAATTAAGGCATCTGTGGCTTTAATTAAGGAGACCAatgtttgatatatatatatatatatgtatatacacacGCATCGATACTGTAAAGATATTTTTTTACTATTAGTGAATTTTAATTAACATGTGATAGCATGTTcgttattattttataataacaataataacaaactCAGTGTAATTCTACAAGTAGAATCTGGGCCGCAAAAGCGGATCCAGGATTTCAAGATGATGGGTGCACTAGTGGATACATTTGACGAGTTTAACTTTAATCTTTTACCATGAACCTGCTacacttttgaaattataggtttaaaattatatatatttttataattttagtgCACTAGTGATTTTAACCTTATGGAGAATTTTAAAATTAACAATAGGAACGTTGCTTAGTTAACAGATGATATACTGAACATGATATTGTACTACTTGGCCTGCCCAGCATTGAATGCAACTTTTGGCAATACTAAGGTGGCAATTAAATTATTGTCATCCAAAAATCTAACTTTTCGACCACTGACATGCACATGATTTTTACAGTATCAAAATCATAGTAAAACTACCACGTACTAAACTCAAATAGATTATAACACTACTAGAAAATTGTGAAAAGCCGTCCACGAATACCAACCGATTTTGATCGGAAACATTTTAAAACCGGCTGATTTTTAACCGATTTTAATCTGTCGAAATAATTAAGGCTGGTCGGTCAAATAGAGCGACCACTTTCGATCGCAAATTTCGACCAAAATCGGTCGGTTTGTTCAACCAAGAGTTGACCAATTTATCAAACACAATTTCTAGAAAAATTAAATAtatcgaccgaagtcggtcggtatattttaaaataacttttgtttatttttttaaataataacaaCCAATGGCGGtcgataaaataattttatattttaaaaaaatttaagataCCTACCGATATTGGTCGGaattattaaaatataataagtttAAAAAGGTAAATTCTGACGATTTTTAGATTATGTAAGGCACTCACATGATGTAGTGTCATCTCAGTTATTTACACTTAGATGCTCTAGTGTATGCCGTGTTTGGATGTTTTATTCTCGATTACCTGATTAGTACTTTGCTCAGATACTTGATCAGTggattaattaaaaattcaattaTATTCGATTAACCTAGGATATGTTTTTTTATCACTTTATTTAACCTAAAACATGCATCATTCTTGATTTTAACTGGCAAGATGCTCGGACATACTGACAATCTTAGTaagtaaatattgagttttaatgTGTGAGCGATAAACAAGAAGACAGTCAAAATTAGAAGAATAAACAATTAATGTAACCCACTTGGTGAACTGTCGAGCTACAAGTCCAGATATACACTTTGATTCACAATAAGAAgaaattctttttttcttcaattgaatatgaattttcttttttGCTAATAATATGAATATGAACTACAACAAGGAAAATCAATCATTAGAAAGACATAAAAACATTGGATTAATTTCTTTTGTGCCTAAAGGCATATATCTAGAATTTTCCTTTTATCAATCAAACACCTTCCAAAGCTATAATAGCTTCTTAGTTATCCTTTTATCAATCAAACCCTTTCCTAAGCTATACAAGCTTCTTAGTTTTAAAAAGTTTTCTAGTTGGATCTCACCAAAACTATctcctaaaaaaaaaaaactatctcTAGTACAGTATAAATCTGGCTTTAGTTAGCTAACTTCAGGAAATCAAAGGTGGAAAGACATCAGGTAGCTATTCTTAAGCATATATTGTTTAACATATATCCAGAGTTTACAATATATTTAAACATTAGCCAATTTCTCTCAAATTTTAGGACACGATGTTATAGAGCGAAAATCataaagttcaaacttcaggacatcgTGTCGTAAAGTTCGAAAATTGTGTCCAGAAGTTCGAATCTTATATCCTGAATTTTAAATAGCGGGCTTAAAAATGGCTATTGCTGCACTTCGCCCAAATCATTGTTGATTATCCGAGCATTATGTGGGAAGTGTCGTAAATATAAATTTGTTACACATTGCCAATTATAAGGATATGATTAATCTTAGATCAAGCTTCATCCACTTCTTACTTATTATGAACTCGAATCATTACATGGCTGATAAAGTAAGCTAAGCTTCACACGATCCTGAAGAAATCTCCTTTTTGATTAAAATCTAGTTACACGCGCATGAAATTCAAGACTCACAATTTGATGAATACCTATATAAATTGTATTTTTGTCATCGATCGATAAAGGCGGAGCTAGAGCTTCGGTAACGAGTTCGCCCGAATCCAGTACCTTTAGTCCAAATCCTATATATAtctcaagaaattcattgaatatgtataaatttttactttagaacccaataacttaaaaaGATTAGAATCCTGAATCCAGTAACTTTAAATCCTGATTCCGCTTCTGTCGATCACTATTTGTATGACTAGTTAGAACCAAACAAGGGAAAACCCTAAATAAGGAagagaaataagaaaatattagCAAAAAAGAAAGAGTAATTGGTAGATGATTGAGGGCACATGAGAATGCTGTGTGTGGTTGACATAGCCTTTGTCCAAACTACATAAAGTTGTAattgttcataaaaatattttccaattaaTTTTGACTTTAGGAATTATTATTAATTGAGGGATGAATTATGAAACTTTTGAAGATAGGGTTCTGTCATTTGGTCGTGTGGTAGCATACTGCTCTTCTCCTTTTTGTTTGTCTCTTTTAACTTTGTTTGTTTGGTTGTCATCAAGTCACGTGAATGCcccttttcttctctttaaaatagtttttaaacaTTCTTCAATTACATTTTCTTTGATCACAattcttctttccttttcctttcttcttttgttttcccCTTAGTTCCCATGATTCCTACTTTTAGAagtagttcttcttcttctccttcgttTCCTTTTGAACTTAATAATAATGAGGTTCGTGATCTAAGTCATATTAATCCTCTTGTTAGCCCTAGCTATCAAGTTGCTTCGTCATCTTCTTACTCGTCTTGCCAAACTTTCTTCAATAATTCATCTACTAATCAAGATCAAACGGGAGATTATCATTCTCAATTTTACCAGCCACAACACCAACCCGAGGTATACATACAGGATTAGGGTTCTTTGTTTTTCATATTGGATCGCGTTTCcttttcttatttgcttaaatttggAGGTTTTAACTTTTAACAATCACTTGGATCACGTTCTTCTATTGAAGACATAATTAGTTAAAACTATGGTCCTATCTAATAACTTAAACTTTTAGATAAGATACACATTTCAACACTATTATTCTGAATTGCCGGCCACCGAACACACCACCAACCAGAGGAACATACAAGAAAagggtttttttttcttcatgttgTATCGCGTTTTTCTTTTTCGCTCTTTTGGGTTGTATATTTTTCACTATCACTTGGATCATATTAAAAATATGCTATTTAAGTGGTCTTTGTTTTTTGCCTTTAAAAATTGTTCTTGTGGATCATATAGATTGATAATTTCGCTTCAAGAAGTGGATCACATGATCATCTAGAGAAGAAAAACAAGGGACTCAAATTAACCTTGTggaagaaaggtgataagttgaTGCAAAAGATGAAGAATTCAGATCATACACATATCAAATTGAAGTTAGAAGATCAGAAGAAGCAACAATCATCTCCTAATTTGGAAACTGATTACAGCAGCAACAGCTCTTCCAACaacagtaataacaacaatattccaATTAGGGTTTGTTCCGATTGTAACACTACTAAGACCCCTCTTTGGAGAAGTGGTCCTAAAGGCCCTAAGGTAATATTTTCTTACTTAATTGCTATAAATaattagttgttgttgtaggtcaTTTTAACCTATGTTGTTCGGACCCTTCAACTATGTAGCCGGATGCATGTCATTATAATCATGTATTTTTTAGGATTTGTACGGGTGCAGTAAAGTTATCTCCATGTGACCTATCGGCCACGAGTTCGAGTCGTGAAATCAGCTATTGATGCTTGCATCAGGGAAGGTTGCCTACATCATGCCTCCTTGGGGTGCGACCCTTCACCGGACCCTGCATAAAAGCGAGATGCTTCAAGCACCAAGctgtccttttttttttggatacgAGTGCGGTAGCATTTTTGAGGAGTCAGCACAACATAAATGTTAATTAATTAACAAGATAGCACAGAAAACCCCACTTAGTACTTTTGGTAAAAAATCTTACTTAAACTCTTGATGGTACAGTCCCTTTGTAACGCATGTGGAATTCGACAAAGGAAAGCAAGGAGAGCCATGGCAGCAGCAGCTGCAGCTGCAGCAAATGGGACAAATTTCACGACtgaaacatcaacaacaacaacagcaacagcaatgAAGATAAAAGTGCAACAGAAACAAAAGATAACTACAAAAGTGAATAACAATCATGTTGTACCCTTCAAGAAAAGGTGCAAATTCATAACATCTACTACTGCTGCTGTTGGATCATCTTCATCTACTATTAATAATGCACAAAAGAAGATTTGTTTCGAGGATTTCTTCGTCAACTTGAGCAACAATTTGGCGTTACATCGCGTTTTTCCACAAGATGAGAAGGAAGCTGCAATTTTGCTAATGGCACTATCTAGTGGCCTTGTTCATGGTTGAGTAGTACTTAAATTAGGGTTATCATAATATTTCTTGAGTTAATTAAAGGGAATAGCACCAAATTAGTAGTGTGAAATTGAGTTTGAGATCATAATTATAGCTAGAATAATATTAGTGAGAGTGAGATCAGTTGTAGCCTGTAAGTCAAGCTACGTACgaaaattttaataataattaagTACTAGTAGTAGTAAGTTTGATCTTGTGTGGTGATGATCTTTGTAAGCTCATAATGATAGTTTTTGAGCTAGATGATAAAAAAGCTTTGATcatcacttgttcatgtatctacttgtGTGATGATTTTCAAGTTTATTGAATGTTCTCCCCAAAACCATGAATTTTTTTTTAGGGATATTTACAAAAATATCCGGTCAGAGTCACTATTTACGTTCTAccagctatttttagtttaagaggTTGGGTAAAGGGCATTTTAAATTAattcttctatttcttttgtaTACTAGTTCATAGATATTACAACAAcagacccagtataatcccacaagtagggtttggggagggtagtgtgtccGCAACCTTACCTCTACCTTATGAAGATATGAAGGCTAGATGTTTCCGAtggaccctcggctcaggaaaagcactagttcataaatattaTACAGAATAATTCTttttaccttttcttctttttaaaacgCATGACAGAAGTGAATTCTGTTAATTAACTTGTGTGAACAATTACATATAAAATCTTAACATTTACTTAAATTATATTCTCAATACTCCACTTTACGCGCAGTCCTATTTTTATGAGTCAAGTACTcggaaattctttttaataacATGTGACAGTAAAAACTTGAATTAAGAGTAAAAAAGTTTCTTATTTCAGTAAAATATCAGTCAGTACAATGATCAACTTGATAAAAATATGTGGATGTTTAGGTTGGGTATGCAAAGATAGAGTATTAGGGTTTGGGACCAGCTttacaaaagaaaacaaattagGCTTTTAACAGAAATATAAAGTGACACTTACACTGTGCACGGCTGGCATGAATGGTTCATATCTATGAACCATATTATTCTGATATTTCATTATAAACAGTAGCTCTTGATGCTCGCAGAAGTCGTTTGCAGACTCTCAGGGGTAGCTACAGTTTTATATACGGATTCGGCATAACTGAATAACTTTGGCTCATACGTTGTATATTTGTATTAGACAATCAACTTAACATGTAAAACTAAATTATCCTAGACCCAATAAGTTGTATGTTTAAGAATCTAGAACTCATTAACTCAAAATCC
Above is a window of Nicotiana tabacum cultivar K326 chromosome 8, ASM71507v2, whole genome shotgun sequence DNA encoding:
- the LOC107808050 gene encoding uncharacterized protein LOC107808050; this translates as MIPTFRSSSSSSPSFPFELNNNEVRDLSHINPLVSPSYQVASSSSYSSCQTFFNNSSTNQDQTGDYHSQFYQPQHQPEIDNFASRSGSHDHLEKKNKGLKLTLWKKGDKLMQKMKNSDHTHIKLKLEDQKKQQSSPNLETDYSSNSSSNNSNNNNIPIRVCSDCNTTKTPLWRSGPKGPKSLCNACGIRQRKARRAMAAAAAAAANGTNFTTETSTTTTATAMKIKVQQKQKITTKVNNNHVVPFKKRCKFITSTTAAVGSSSSTINNAQKKICFEDFFVNLSNNLALHRVFPQDEKEAAILLMALSSGLVHG